A window of Sulfurimonas gotlandica GD1 contains these coding sequences:
- a CDS encoding DUF4136 domain-containing protein, translating to MKYFSFLITTLLLFVGCSTLQVTTDYDDTFNFSKQKSFAVKHENKEGEDTLSNDRIIDSLEADLKLKGYKKVSQEEADLIFVFHVDVEKRSDIQTDYQMMGYGRYRYGGAMVATTSTYNYTEGTLIVDALNPKNEKIVWRAIGVAELKEQKTPQKRKEYIEGIIKKMMSSFPK from the coding sequence ATGAAATATTTTTCATTCTTAATCACTACACTACTACTATTCGTAGGCTGTTCTACTCTACAAGTCACAACAGACTATGATGATACTTTTAACTTTTCTAAACAGAAAAGTTTTGCTGTTAAACATGAAAACAAAGAGGGTGAAGACACTCTTTCAAATGATAGAATCATAGACTCTTTAGAAGCAGACTTAAAACTTAAGGGTTATAAAAAAGTATCTCAAGAAGAAGCTGATCTGATTTTTGTTTTTCATGTAGATGTTGAGAAAAGAAGTGACATACAAACAGATTATCAAATGATGGGCTACGGTAGATATAGATATGGTGGGGCAATGGTTGCAACAACTAGCACATATAACTATACAGAGGGAACTTTAATAGTAGATGCATTAAATCCAAAAAATGAGAAGATAGTTTGGAGAGCGATTGGTGTAGCTGAACTTAAAGAGCAAAAGACTCCTCAAAAGAGAAAAGAATATATAGAGGGTATCATCAAAAAAATGATGAGTAGTTTTCCTAAGTAG
- a CDS encoding M16 family metallopeptidase, with amino-acid sequence MKHFLALILILGTLMASSLPKYETKTLKNGLQIVVIPLENSTNVISTDIFYKVGSRNEVMGKTGIAHMLEHMNFKSTKNLPAGEFDKEVKSIGGVNNASTSFDYTHYYIKSSTNNLSKSLSLYAELMQNLNLKDKEFQPERDVVAEERRWRTENSPLGYLYFAMFNNAYVYHPYHWTPIGFMNDIQTWTIKDIKDFHKTYYQPNNAILMVTGDVDPKEVFKKAKKEFGDIKNTAKIPEFKFVEPEQDGAKRVTIHKESEVEMLAITFHIPDFKSKDQVTLSVMSEILYSGKSSRLYKELIDKKRLVNQVYAYNMENIDPGLFIFLASCNPGVKAEDVEKELIEQIELMKTTQVTKAELDKVKINTKADFIYSLESSTSVANLFGSYLVRGDLTPLLTYEEDVKKVTAKKVQDAAKKYFNFNKSTTLILKKAE; translated from the coding sequence ATGAAACATTTCTTAGCACTCATACTAATCTTAGGGACACTAATGGCATCTTCATTACCGAAATATGAGACTAAAACACTAAAAAATGGATTACAAATCGTTGTAATCCCACTTGAAAATTCTACAAATGTAATCTCTACTGATATCTTTTACAAGGTTGGTAGTAGAAACGAAGTTATGGGTAAGACTGGTATAGCTCACATGCTAGAGCATATGAACTTCAAGTCTACAAAGAACCTTCCAGCTGGAGAGTTTGACAAAGAAGTCAAAAGCATAGGTGGAGTAAACAACGCATCAACAAGTTTTGACTATACTCACTACTACATCAAGTCAAGCACTAATAATCTTTCTAAATCACTTAGTCTTTATGCAGAACTTATGCAAAACCTAAACCTAAAAGATAAAGAGTTCCAACCTGAGCGTGATGTTGTAGCAGAAGAGAGACGTTGGAGAACAGAGAACTCTCCACTAGGTTACCTTTACTTTGCAATGTTTAACAACGCTTATGTATACCATCCGTATCACTGGACTCCGATTGGTTTTATGAATGATATCCAAACTTGGACTATCAAAGATATAAAAGACTTTCATAAGACTTACTATCAGCCAAACAATGCCATCTTGATGGTAACAGGTGACGTAGACCCTAAAGAAGTGTTTAAAAAGGCTAAAAAAGAGTTTGGCGACATTAAGAACACTGCTAAAATTCCTGAGTTTAAATTTGTAGAACCTGAGCAAGATGGAGCTAAAAGAGTAACTATCCATAAAGAAAGTGAAGTAGAGATGCTGGCTATCACTTTTCATATCCCTGACTTTAAAAGCAAAGATCAAGTTACACTTAGTGTAATGTCTGAAATTTTATACTCTGGAAAAAGTTCAAGACTATATAAAGAGCTAATAGACAAAAAACGTCTTGTGAACCAAGTTTATGCTTACAACATGGAAAATATTGATCCCGGTCTTTTCATATTTCTGGCATCTTGTAACCCTGGTGTAAAAGCTGAAGATGTAGAAAAAGAGCTTATAGAGCAGATAGAACTTATGAAGACTACTCAAGTTACTAAAGCTGAACTTGACAAAGTAAAAATTAATACAAAAGCCGATTTCATCTACTCACTTGAGAGTTCAACATCTGTTGCAAACCTATTTGGAAGCTACTTGGTAAGAGGTGATTTAACCCCACTTTTAACCTATGAAGAAGATGTAAAAAAAGTGACTGCTAAGAAAGTTCAAGATGCTGCTAAAAAGTATTTTAACTTCAACAAGTCAACTACTCTTATTCTGAAAAAAGCTGAGTAA
- a CDS encoding quinone-dependent dihydroorotate dehydrogenase: MINYESIKPWLFKLQPENAHHLAETAIRTANICQIPFNSFLESHFITDDVLKQELFGREFLNPVGLGAGFDKNATMIRGMQILGFGFTEIGTVTPKPQAGNPKPRMWRHVEEKSVQNAMGFNNDGALKVQGRLKKIFPYTTPIGVNIGKNKLTPDSEAINDYTHLIKAFNGLGDYFVINISSPNTPGLRDLQNEEFISKLFSEAKALTDMPILLKIAPDMTEEDAVALTKMAVEKGADGIIATNTTIDYSLVKKPHDVGGLSGAVLKEKSFKIFEAVAKELYGKTTLISVGGIDSAEEAYRRIKAGASLVQILSGIVFHGPDMVMNINKELIKLIKADGYTNITEAIGADRK; the protein is encoded by the coding sequence ATGATTAATTATGAAAGTATAAAACCTTGGCTATTTAAACTACAGCCAGAGAATGCACACCACTTAGCTGAAACAGCGATTAGAACTGCAAATATATGCCAAATCCCATTTAACTCTTTTTTAGAGTCTCACTTCATCACTGATGATGTTTTAAAACAAGAACTATTTGGTAGAGAGTTTTTAAACCCTGTAGGACTTGGTGCAGGATTTGATAAAAATGCTACGATGATTCGCGGTATGCAAATCTTAGGTTTTGGTTTCACTGAAATCGGGACTGTTACGCCTAAACCACAAGCCGGAAACCCAAAACCTAGAATGTGGCGTCACGTAGAAGAAAAGTCTGTTCAAAACGCTATGGGCTTTAACAACGATGGAGCACTAAAAGTTCAGGGAAGGCTTAAAAAGATATTTCCATATACAACTCCTATTGGTGTAAATATCGGTAAGAACAAATTAACTCCAGATAGTGAAGCTATCAATGACTATACGCATCTTATAAAAGCGTTTAACGGTCTTGGCGATTACTTTGTTATTAACATCTCTTCTCCAAACACTCCAGGGCTTAGAGACTTACAAAATGAAGAGTTTATCAGCAAACTTTTTAGTGAAGCTAAGGCACTGACAGACATGCCTATCCTTTTAAAAATAGCACCTGACATGACAGAAGAAGATGCAGTAGCACTTACTAAGATGGCAGTTGAAAAAGGTGCAGACGGTATTATCGCTACAAATACTACGATAGACTATTCGCTTGTAAAAAAGCCTCATGATGTAGGTGGACTTAGCGGCGCAGTCTTAAAAGAAAAAAGTTTTAAAATTTTTGAAGCTGTAGCAAAAGAGCTTTACGGTAAAACTACACTAATATCTGTGGGTGGAATCGACTCGGCCGAAGAAGCATACAGAAGAATTAAAGCAGGAGCTTCACTAGTGCAGATACTAAGCGGAATCGTATTTCATGGTCCTGACATGGTTATGAATATAAACAAAGAGCTTATAAAGCTTATCAAAGCTGATGGATATACAAATATCACAGAGGCTATCGGTGCAGACAGAAAATGA
- a CDS encoding DJ-1 family glyoxalase III codes for MSRVLVPIAGGFEEIEAVSIIDVLRRADVEVLVASLDDKSAVKGANGITIVCDMDIKDVDAETLDMIILPGGWDGTYALADDENVQRILKDMDAKGKNIAAICAAPFALHKAGVLKQNYTCYPSVEEQIRLDGYQGDKAMVVEDSNVMTSRGPGTAICFALAIVKKLKGEETYKMIRAGVLANFCEEVV; via the coding sequence ATGAGTAGAGTTTTAGTACCTATAGCAGGTGGGTTTGAAGAGATAGAAGCTGTGTCGATAATAGATGTTTTAAGAAGAGCAGATGTAGAAGTATTGGTAGCTTCTTTAGATGATAAAAGTGCTGTAAAAGGTGCAAACGGTATCACAATAGTGTGTGATATGGATATAAAAGATGTAGATGCAGAGACTCTTGACATGATAATCCTTCCTGGTGGTTGGGATGGCACATATGCTCTTGCAGATGATGAAAATGTTCAAAGAATTTTAAAAGACATGGACGCAAAGGGCAAAAACATTGCCGCTATTTGTGCAGCACCTTTTGCACTACACAAAGCTGGTGTACTGAAACAAAACTATACTTGTTACCCCTCGGTAGAGGAACAGATAAGACTTGATGGATATCAGGGTGATAAAGCAATGGTCGTAGAAGATTCAAATGTTATGACATCTCGCGGGCCTGGTACTGCTATATGTTTTGCTTTAGCAATTGTTAAAAAGCTAAAAGGTGAAGAGACATATAAAATGATTCGTGCCGGAGTCTTAGCAAATTTTTGTGAGGAGGTAGTATGA